The DNA region TGACATTGCATGTGTCCAAATATGAATATGCTTGAGAAATTTTGGCCTGTGTTGAAACAATCCCAGTGTAGAGAGCTGTGACAGTGGTGCAGATATCTGTATTATTCAACCTGCCACCTCCTTACTGATGGGTGTGCCCTGGAGGCACTTGTTTGTTCAAGAGCACAATTACACTTATAAAAGGTTATGTCTTATCCAGGTAAATCAGGTGTGAGTGCAGAgctgcatttatatttatttagaagAGTATTTAGATAACACATAGAGCCTGTAATACACAGTAGAACTTAAATGCAGTCAACAGAGTCCCTATCATGTACAGAACAGTCTGTAAAGTGCTTTGGGAGTTAAGATGTAAAATAAATTGTGTTTCAgtccttaaatttctttttacataGTCACTTAATACGCACTTGTATCGCTCTTACTAtgaaccaggcactgttctaagcactttacagatATTAACTCAATCTTTGTAATAGCTGTTGGACTCAGAAGGTTaatctaataaaaaatttaatgattCACTCTGCAGCAAAATCAAAGTCATTTGTCAAGTGCCTCTTTTCCATATAGTCTCTATCCTACAAGAGCTAATAAAGAACTATCCAAgtcattatataaaataaataagcttatATTCCTGATAACAGACAACCTCTTGATGTAGAACTTAATATGAATGCAGTTTCCAAGGTTTAATCACTGTGTATTTAATGtattaacaaaaataacaaaaaataattggACAGCAGTTTCTTGGAGTTTATTGAAATAGAATCAGACCCTTATTTTCATTATCTATAAGTAAACGGATTAGGAGGAACAAAGAATGATGATGTCAAAAGACATATCAGTTACAGTGTTGTTTATACATCAGCCATATCTGATATAATGTGAATTCATTTGGTGTTGAATAAATGGGCCCCTACAAACTAAATATTTATAAGTCTGTCAGCCATACTTAGGAAGAGACTAGTTCATAGTCCTAATGATTTTGATCAGAAGTAcatgtttggggacttccctggtgacgcagtggttaagaatccgcctgccaatacaggggacacgggtttgagccccggtccgggaagatcccacatgccacggagcaactaagcccatgcgccacaactactgatcctgcgctctagaccctgcaagccacaactattgagcccacgtgccacaagtgctgcagcccacacgcctagagcccgtgcttcacaacaagagaagccaccgtaatgagaagcccgcgcaccgcaatgaagagtagctcccgctcactgcaactagagaaagcccacgtgcagcaacgaagatccaacgcaaccaaaaataaataaataaattttttaaaaaaagaagtaaatgtttGAAGGTATAACTTGGGGTCTTTACTAATCTTGGCtgtattttaaacttaatttttgaaagaaatgattACTGAGGTGACTGAATAttgaaaaagattttattttctcacatatttAAGAAATTAAGTCTATTATAAAAAGTTATTCCTCTTCTTTTGCATTTAACCTTTTATCTATAAAAGTTgtgaaattttattcatttacctcTGTATATAGACGCTTCTTTCTAATCTGAATTTATTGTGGTTTCTCATAGGTCCAGAGAGGATTAGTGATCTATGTGTGCTTTTTCAAGGGAGCTGATAAAGAGCTTCTTCCCAAAATGGGTATGTGtttgatgtttcttttttaagagtGAGAGTGACTAGCAATAGATAGATGAATCAGAAGGGGCAAAAAGCACAATCTTAAATTGTACTGGTATGTAAGTTATAAATGACTTAACTCTGTGTACTGTTGTTGACTTTAGCTATTTGCCTTTTCCAAAGCTTAATGTAAGCAAGTGTGttagaattcttttaaaatatctgcagCATTTCAGATCGTTTATAGATTGGTTTAGAagagtgtacacacacacgcacacacacacacacacacacagacaacacACTGAGATTCAGCCGAGGATACAGAAACTTGTTGGAAGCAGGGTGGCCACATAGGGAGAAATAGATGCTGCATTTCTTAATATAGTTTCCTTATCTCTCAGAGTCCCTAACGGGCATAGAGGTGACACTCTATGTACACGATGTGGTTCCCATCAAATCTGTGCAGATCAGGCTTATATCATTATTATAGAAGACTTTACATTAACCATTTATGCACTTCTTTGTAGGAAATGTGTATAAATATGATTATTAAACCAAGCTCAGTGTCATCACAGCCACACCTCCTCTGCGGGCAGAGAAAGAGTCAGTGTTCAGGCATCTCTGAACAATAATTTACCTGCCTGCAGCTTTCCAGTGTCCTTGATAGTCTTTATCACTGCACATTCCTTGTGATAATTACATAGGTTCAGATATACCAAATCAAATCATATACTATCTCAAGACAGTGTTTGATAGAATAATTATGTACAAAAAAAGAAGCCTGAAATAGTCAAGCTGTCCCTAAGGTTGGGGACAGGTTATATTCTCTTCATTAGTAAAGGCAGTACCCATTAGTtggattaataaatataaattatacagATGGGTAGTTGAAGTAGGCAGAAGTTAACCTAGAAGAGCTTTAAGTAGTGGAACTCAAGCGTAAGTAGCCCAGTGAGGAACAGCTTGGACAAAGGGCTAAAGCTTCTAGAGGGGATTTTATGCTGAGACATCAAACATATTTAACAACTTTGTCAGAGGATGAAAACTAGACTTGAGAAGGGACTGCAGTAGGTGAGGATGGAAAGCCAGTAACTGTAATAGTTTGAAATTTGAATCTGAAGGATAATAGGGAGCTTTAAAGGgtttaaagagaaaatgaaatgaggTCTCCTGTTACAGAGGGTTATTGCCAGGAATTAATGCTTGGATATTGGACATTCTGTCTGTTTTTGCCTTGAATTAAAGCTTTCTTGACCATGAAAAGTATATAGTAGAAATCTTCAAAAACAGGAAGAGCATTTTTGGCCAAATTGTGGCCAAATAAAAACACAGAGGAAGTCCACCTTAACTCTTCCAGTGGATAGTCTAACACAAAGCTTTTATATATCATGATTCTCAGTAAAGAACTGTGTCTCTAAGAATCACATTCTACTGGTGTGAGTTATAAGCAAAATAAGTCCATCTATTATTGATAGTAGTAGCTTGTACTTCCCTCTGTTCCAGGAGGCAGAGTAAGCCAGTGTGATGGGATTCTCTTAAACCTGACCTCATACTTATTACATGGATTCAGATCTTTCCAATCAAATCATGTAGCCCTTGGGAACATAACAGCCAGTTATATCCATAAAGCCTGAAATAGCATGGCTAATGTATAGATGTGCAGAATCTTCCTCAATTCATCTTCGGTATAATTGGACAGAGATCCAGGGCCCTGTCAAAGCTTAACTTCCCATATACATCATTAGAGATATTTGATCGATAACCTGTCTTAGGATCTTTGAGTTTCCAAGATGCCATTAATTCATTGTCTCATTTTAATTCTACTTACTGACATTTGTGTTTGTATTATATTTACTTCTACATACTGATATTTGTAGACCAACAGCATTAATTGAATTCTCAGTTAGATCCAGTAGAAGGAAGTGTGTGCAAGTATAATAAATTATACTTACCTCTCTGGCCTGTTATTTCAAAACTGCCTCCTTAGTCTGTCACTAGCCTGAGGCCTGGATAGCTGGATAGTGATTTCCATGGAATGAAATGCTCCAGAGAATTATAGTTTTCTTAGAAGCATTCAATAGGACTGCAGGCTATATAGCAAAGTCCTATTTGTAATAGAGAAAATTagaggtattttatttatttatttatttttggttgtgttgggtcttcattgctacgcgcaggctttctctaattgtggcgagcgggagctactcttcgttgcggtgcgcaggcttctcactgcagtggcttctcttgttgcagatgttctaggcgtgcgggcttcagtagttgcggcacatgggctcagtagttgtgactcgtgggctctagagcggaggctcagtagttgtggcgcttgggcttagttgctctgcggcatgtgggatcttcccagaccagggattgaacccatgtcccttgcattgacaggcagattcttaaccactgcgccaccagggaagtccctagaggtaTCTTAAAATAGGCATTAGTTAAATGAAAACTGATAGTGCTTAATGCAGAGCTTAGGAATTCATTTGGGTGTTCACCTTGGCAGGTTTTCACCAGATTAGTTCCTTGATTTTGTAGAGTGGGGCCACTGTACTGAATCCTTGCTAATATTTACTACAGGCTCTCTAATAGTTGAAACCATTGACCACCCCACCAGAAAGCATACCTTTTCAAGCCTGATTATTCACACAGGAGTGTGAGGTTTCAATAGTTCTTTTACCGTTTGTGTCCTCTCAGGACTATTCTTTACAAGCAGAAGTTATCTATACCCTTTATAGAGGTAGGAAGACCCTAAGGGTGTTTATATTAGGCATTTCTTTTGCTTATTGTTTTGAAAATGGCTAATGTTGAAATGTAAAGGTTTTCTAAGTTTAGATTTTTTAGCTACACATGGATATTTATGGTTATTTTGACACTTCTTATTAGCTATGAGTATACTTGCATAAATGCCATAAAAATAATAGTACAATATTTTCCTGTATGTATATGAAGATAATGCCAGTAACTCTATACCTTTGGATTTACTTTCCCAGTTGACAATGAAATTTCTGATGATTCTCACTTTCACCTTTACCATTCTCGCACTGGTGATGTTTGTAAAATGATTAGTCTATGTTAATAATGTCTTCGAGGTTATAAAACTGCAAAATCAGCTAGTTTATAACGGGATTGAACCTGGAACCTTTGTCTCAGCTTAGAACTCTAGGCAActaagtttaaaataataaatgcactaaggtttttatttaatgttctttgttataaagtagaataGGTGTGTGGAGGATCTGTCATGTTTTTTTTCCAGTGGgatttgttttgaaatataaaaaggaacaaaaaggcAAAATCTTTTCATGTATCCCCCAGGGCAACAATATCTTGACGTTCCAGTATACAGTTAATTCTTTAGTCCTTTCTGGATGATCTTATTGTTAGGAGATCCTAACTGCCAAGTCAGATTTAAAACATCATGCCATTTTCTGCATgaaattttccttgtttttcatgcttAGATCATTTAGCTTActgaagcagtttttaaaatctaAGTAGAAACTTTGGGTTAAAAGCATGAGCTGACAAACTGGATTTTAAACATGAGGTTTGCTGACTAGAAGATTGTTggttttcttcatgtttgttttctacctcaAAATGTTCTCCTTTCTTCCCTACGCAGTTAATACACTGTTAAATGTGAAATTAAGTGAAACAGAAAATGGCAAGCATGTCTCTGTATTGGATCTACCTGGCAACATTCTTATCATCCCTCAAGCCACCCTTGGGGGGAGAGTAAAAGGAAGAAGCATGCAGTATCACTCTAACTCTGGAAAAGAAGAGGGGTTAGAACTTTATTCCCAATTTGTGACTCTCTGTAAAAAAGAATTAGCTGCTAACAGCAAGTGTGCCGAAGCTGGGGTTGTGGTGGAACATGGCACTTACGGCAACAGGCAGGTGTTAAAGCTTGACACCAATGGACCATACACACACCTAAttgagttttgaaaaattaaaagtttctaCAGTTGTAATTAGATTCTCTTCCCCTTCTGCTTGAGTACACTAATCTGCAGCATTTTTAGACAAGAAAATCCTGGGTCGCATCCATAACTCTGCAGCCTGCTAATTGGACGACCTTGCCACGTCACCTAAACTCTGGATCTCAGTCACCTTCCATCCTGCTTTCCCCTAAACTCACactcaaaattttgaaaaatgcctTGTATTCGCTTTATGGTCATTGATAAGAACATGGAAATGTTCTTAGAGAGCTGTATTTAAGCATTTTGCAATTAAGCATTTTGTGCaatcaagaaaaatatgtttcttaTATCCTCAAAGGTATGTAATATGTAGTAAAAATCACTATTTGTGTTATGATTATAATTTAGTCAATTTGTTTTAGTATTCCAGATTTCCatattttgaatgaaagaatatgCAATGTACTATTCCTTCTAATAATATCTATGAAAATATAATACAGAAATGTTATTgtgcattttaatattattttccaaGGACATCCAAgtgctttaaattattttaagaatcttTAGTTGATATAGCAATAAGGTATGGGGGActaaaagttgtttttatttaatatactAATGGCTTATTATTCCGTTTCTCAGTTCTTTACCAAAACAATGTGTGTTGCATTTTCTgtctttggtttttaaaagttactgttTCATTAAATTAATGTTCATACATTTTTTTAGGAAGTTCCTTTCTTGTCGGTTTAGATTGctataaaaggaataaaaggaataaaaaggaaagctTTCTACTGGAATTATTTGAAAACAGGTTGACTTGTTCATTTCCATTTTATCGACTTAATGATTTGGAGCCAGTATCATTTTTTCTATTAGTGTATTTTTGTGTCCTCACCCCAccgcaaaattcatatgttgaagttccccaatgtgatggtatttgcagatggggcctttggaaggtaatcAGGGTTGATAGAGCATGAGAGTGGGGCCcttatgatgggattagtgtcctcataagaagaaacaccagagagcttgctcacCCATTCTCTGCCCACCATGTGAGAATGCAGTGAGAAGGGGGCCatttacaagccaggaagagaacccTTACCAGAAACCATGCTGGCAcgctgatcttgaacttctagcctccagagctataagaaaataaatttctgttgtttgagccaccataagtctatggtattttgttctaACAGCCCAAGCTAAGACAGTCATATAAGATAAACATCTAATAAGGTAGACGTTTCAAAGCTAAGAGAGGAAGATATACAAGaaattgaaagaataaatgaatcaataaaaggtagtattcattttttataaaCTCCTTTGacgatttaatattttaaagagtaaaaatgAAATAGTGTTTCTAATtatcaaaaagatgaaaaaattgacTTGAAGAAACATCTTAAGGAGCTGTTGAAAATTCTTTGTGTCTTATAATTTCTTTAGATTTATGTTCCTAAGATACTTAAAGTTTCTGTTATCACAAAAAGTCCTATTTTCTCTATATCCTTCCTGTACTATTCTATTTTGGAACTTAAGGATCAGTAACTGACTTGGTAGTGAGCTCATTTGTCCTTAACTTTTGCTTTATTGATTCGCAATACACTTATTGAAATGTAGTAAACTATTCATAAACTTTCAAACTCCAATTTTCTCAAAGCTTCTCCAAGGAGGTTTATATGTCTTTCAAAAAGATTATGTGTTacctattttaaatcattttgatgTGTGTGGGTGAAATGCTGACTCACAGCCCTAGATTGCTATTTTATAGTTCAGGCAATTCTCCTTAAGAAGAAATTTGCTTGAGATACTTGTGGAGAATAGCAATTTCAACTACATGAAGAGTTATTAAACAGAAGATGACAGGCAAGTTTGTTTCATTTCCAAGGAGGCTAGAACGAGGGAAAAGGCAAGAGAAATAGTAGATATGAAAATAACTACACCTTGGCTTTCTGTATCTCTCCTGGCCCAAGGTGCTCAAAGAACCTTCAACAGATACCTAATTTTATCTTCACAGTATATAATGACGATAATGCTGTGGAAAGTAAGAAAATgcttaaataattttcccaagatcacacattAGGGAGCAATAATTTCTATCCCCCTGACTTTTCTTGTAGTGAGAGTTAAAATTGATCTTCATAAAGGCTTAGCATCTCCCAGTGTGGATCACTTGAGAAAGAACAGCCAATAAATGGTTTTACGTACTAAATTAGGTGGCGGTAGGGTTACACCTCATTTTGGTGCCTTCTGCCTCTGTTTTTCAAAGATTCTAGAATGTTTAAATTAGAGTAtcctttcttttaattgaagtatagttgatttacaatgttgtgttagtttcaggtgtacagcaaagtgattcagtatatctatatatactttttcagattcttttccctttataggttattacaaaatattgagtatagtttcctgtgctatacagtaggaccttgtttgtgtattttatatatagtagtgtgtatctattaatcccaaattcctaatttgtccctccctcccctttcccctttggtaaccataaatttgttttctatgtctgtgagtctgtttctgttttgtaaatgagttaatttgtatcatttttttagataacataaatgatatatgatatttgtctttctctgtctgaattactgCACTTAGAATATCATTCCTAAATGCTATTTTATCTGTCCATTTGGCAAACTTCATGGATTCAATTATATAAAATACTGTGTATAAGACATGGACTACCAATGAGTATGAATTTCTCTTGAATATACTCATACTAGGTAAATCAAACACTTttacatttcttcatttgttcAAGTCAAAAGAAGGCATTGACATTTATTAATAATATCTGTATTAATGATTTATTGACTCCATAATGAAAGACCTAAGCTTATCAGATATAAGGATCAAATACTATAGAATCCTATGCCACTTGTTTTGGAGGATAACTCACATTGGTGTTAGAATGATGACATGTCAAACTTTTATTGTCTATGATTAACATTGCAGAGGACCTGATTTGTTACATTATAGTTATTTCTTAAAAACTCACATGATAGTGAAACTAGTATTTCTAGAAGTGCTTTATCTATTAATTTATTGAAGTAAGACTACTTTCTGAAAGGGAAGAACTATTAGAAAACTAGCATTTTCATTCTGAAGCCACACTTTGATGATGACTTTAAATGTCTGTTTATTTTGATAGTCTAGTTATTCTCCCTTCCTCCTATTTCTCCTACCTCTAATCCTTTTTTGCAGACCATCTCCAAGGTAATGTTTCTAGAAAATTCCTTTCTGTATGATATTCCACTGTTTAGAAActtttataactattttttatCTACAGGACAAAGTCTAAACTTCTGAGGTTGGCATGAAGGTTCTCCTTACTCGTTAGGAGTGAATGAAATGAAGGGAGAAACGTAGAGGCCCAAAGTCAGAATCctgagaaaacataaagaagaggCAACATATGAGAGGCCAGAGGATAGTATAGAGATCAAAGAGCCAGAGAGAACCAGAAAATGTATTGTTAACAAGATAGTTTTCAAGGTGTAAACAGTCAGTGCCAAATACTGAAGAAAAATGGGACAACACAAAGACTGAGGAGAGACCTCTGGGCCTAGCAGTTAGGTGTTTTCAAGCTTGTGGAAAATTGGCATAAAATTTGCAAGAGTTACTACAATTAGGAAAAGATTCTTAATCTTTTGTCTTCAGGTAGAGTGTCTCAAAGGATGCCACTGGACCACCTGTACGGGAATCACTTGGGGAGACTAACTTTTTACCAAATGCAATTTTCTGGGACCATCCCAAATTTATTGAATTAGAATCTCAGGAGTTAAAATCTATCTAGTCACCTAtctcccccaggtgattcttgtATATACTGGAATCTCAGAACCACTGTTATTCGAATGAAGCCCAGACTTCTAAAGCTGATATTACAGTTTCATAATTTGGCTCCAGCTTGACTTTCTAACCCTTTCTCCCTCTACTCCCCAATagaaattctccaggatagctcTTTTTATACCCTTCTTAGATCATGCTCACTCTTCTTCAGAAGACAAGCAGAGTTGTCTTCTGCTCTCCTCTAAATCCATCATTCAATATCTAGCTCAAGTCAATCTCTTCTGACCCCACAGTAATTTCTCCTGCCTCCACCTCCCTGGGCACTATGGTTGTCCCACTCTTGACACTTGTAATGTGTCTTATGAGATTGAGtacttcaccttttttttttaatgcttatatGTCCTAACTACAAGAATATAAACAATATTGGGCAGAGACAATATGACAGTGAGCACACATAGtataatataatttttctttaaatctccaCAGTACTTCCATAGCACCGTGTTGTCCATGCTCAATAATTCACAGTAAATGTTACCTGAATTAACATGGAGATTCGTCAGTGGCTAGAATACTCTTGATTTTGGTTCGGTTTTACCAGTATTTCACAAATAGATTTCTTTGTCATTAAGGAATAAAGAGGTTGGAATGTGCAGGAAGCAAGTTTAATACTACTACCCCTTTCTTGAATACAATAGATAACACcagaaaagttaaaagacaaactaAAACAGATTTTTGAGATTCAACACAAATGTGGGCATTGCTATTTCTACTTTGTTAGTTTATTACATCAGTGTGTTAAAGAGAAAAGCCACAGGCCCAAAATGGTGTCACTTGTGCTAAAGCCCATGATACCAAACCTAGATTTAAGATCTAACCTAATTGCAGTTTCAACCTTCACCAGAAatgtagtggtttttttttttttactgaagtatagttgacttacaatgttgtgaaaTTGTAGCACAACTGTAgcaattaatttctgctgtacagcaaagtgattcagttatatatatttatatttttttccattatggtttatcataggatattgagtataattctctgtgctatacagtaggaccttgttgtttatccattctgtatataatagcttacatctgctaatcccgacctcctactccatccctcccccaaccccctcccccttggcaactacaagactgttctctatgtccatgagtctgttcttgtttcatagataggttcatttgtgtcatattttagattccacatataagtgatgtcatatggtatttgtctttctctttctgacttacttcacttagtataataatctctagttgcatccatgttgctgtaaatggtattatttcattctttttatggctgagtagtattccattgtataaatgtaccacatcttctttatccattcatctgtcaatggacatttaggttttttccatgtcttggctattgtgaatagtgctgctatgaacataggggtgcgtgtatctttttggattagagttttgtctggatatatgcccaggagtggaattgctgaatcatttggtaattctatttttagttttctgagtaacctcctactgttttccatagtggctataccaacttacattcctaccaacagtgtaggagggttccctcagAAATGTAGTCTTAACCAGTCTGGAATTATTTGGTCAGCACCAATTAGGTAATCTGCCATCTGGGctctctccagcctccagaagaagAAGCCATCTATATAATAAAACCCTTGCCTTTCCCTTCACCCTTTCCCCCCCAAAGATGTTCTGGCCTAAAAAtagtcctttcttttcttttgctaatagctACTTTGCCCCACCCTTCTTCCTGTAAAATccttccattttgtacaaccCCTCACAGCGCCTGAAAagttgctagatgggatgctgcctgattcatgaatttCCTAATAGAGTCAATTATATCTTCAATTTAC from Eschrichtius robustus isolate mEscRob2 chromosome 1, mEscRob2.pri, whole genome shotgun sequence includes:
- the DTD2 gene encoding D-aminoacyl-tRNA deacylase 2 isoform X1, which gives rise to MAESGRPPQARALLQQCLHARLQVRPAEGDAAAQWVEVQRGLVIYVCFFKGADKELLPKMVNTLLNVKLSETENGKHVSVLDLPGNILIIPQATLGGRVKGRSMQYHSNSGKEEGLELYSQFVTLCKKELAANSKCAEAGVVVEHGTYGNRQVLKLDTNGPYTHLIEF